A stretch of the Mycobacterium sp. ITM-2016-00317 genome encodes the following:
- the rpmG gene encoding 50S ribosomal protein L33, with protein MASSTDVRPKITLACEVCKHRNYITKKNRRNDPDRLEIKKFCPNCGKHQAHKESR; from the coding sequence GTGGCCTCCAGTACTGACGTACGGCCCAAGATCACCTTGGCCTGCGAGGTGTGCAAGCACCGCAACTACATCACGAAGAAGAACCGCCGCAACGATCCCGATCGGTTGGAGATCAAGAAGTTCTGCCCGAACTGCGGCAAGCATCAGGCCCACAAAGAGTCGCGCTAG
- a CDS encoding MBL fold metallo-hydrolase, with protein sequence MAAADENDRLYFRQLLSGRDYAAGDMIAQQMRNFAYLIGDRETGDTVVVDPAYAAQDLVDALEADGMRLSGVLVTHHHPDHVGGSMMGFELKGLAELLERVSVPVHVNAHEADWVSRITGIAGSELTTHQHGDKVAVGDIEIELLHTPGHTPGSQCFLVDGRLVAGDTLFLEGCGRTDFPGGNVDDMFRSLQALARLSGDPTVFPGHWYSAEPSASLSEVRDTNYVYRASDLDQWRVLMGG encoded by the coding sequence ATGGCCGCCGCCGACGAAAACGACCGTCTCTACTTCCGCCAACTGCTCTCGGGCCGCGACTACGCGGCCGGCGACATGATCGCCCAGCAGATGCGCAACTTCGCGTACCTGATCGGCGACCGGGAGACCGGAGACACCGTGGTCGTCGACCCCGCCTACGCCGCGCAGGATCTGGTGGACGCGCTGGAGGCCGACGGCATGCGGCTGTCCGGTGTCCTGGTCACCCACCACCACCCCGATCACGTCGGGGGCTCGATGATGGGGTTCGAGCTCAAGGGCCTGGCCGAGTTGCTGGAGCGGGTCAGCGTGCCCGTGCACGTCAACGCCCACGAGGCCGACTGGGTGTCGCGGATCACCGGCATCGCCGGCAGCGAGCTGACCACGCATCAGCACGGCGACAAGGTCGCCGTCGGCGACATCGAGATCGAGCTGCTGCACACGCCGGGGCACACCCCGGGCAGCCAGTGCTTCCTGGTGGACGGGCGCCTGGTCGCCGGAGACACGCTGTTCCTGGAGGGCTGCGGCCGCACCGACTTCCCCGGCGGCAACGTCGACGACATGTTCCGCAGCCTCCAGGCGCTGGCGCGGCTGTCCGGTGACCCCACCGTGTTCCCGGGGCACTGGTACTCGGCCGAGCCGAGCGCGTCGCTGTCGGAGGTGCGTGACACCAACTACGTGTACCGGGCGAGCGATCTCGATCAGTGGCGCGTGCTGATGGGCGGCTGA
- a CDS encoding MSMEG_0572/Sll0783 family nitrogen starvation response protein, whose translation MTFDDSITANIEASLAEIPHPSLPKGTSIYGGTKLFPDYKAENGESYFTLVHGIAHESSVSFVAVLQATRALRKGFESALYFYGPGSINCLATRGFPTTGDSGFPGEQNINDALGTFIGEGGTVFCCRFGLALHGGREEDLIEGVIPAHPLDVQDALIHYARKGAIINSTYMV comes from the coding sequence ATGACGTTTGACGATTCGATCACCGCCAACATCGAGGCCTCGCTCGCCGAGATCCCGCACCCGTCCCTACCCAAGGGCACCAGCATCTACGGCGGCACGAAGCTCTTCCCGGACTACAAGGCGGAGAACGGCGAGAGCTACTTCACCTTGGTCCACGGTATCGCCCACGAGTCGTCGGTCAGCTTCGTCGCGGTGCTGCAGGCCACCCGCGCACTGCGCAAGGGCTTCGAGTCCGCGCTCTACTTCTACGGGCCCGGCTCCATCAACTGCCTAGCCACCCGCGGCTTTCCGACCACCGGTGACTCCGGCTTCCCCGGCGAGCAGAACATCAACGACGCGCTGGGCACCTTCATCGGCGAGGGCGGGACGGTGTTCTGCTGCCGGTTCGGCCTCGCGCTGCACGGCGGCCGCGAGGAGGACCTGATCGAGGGTGTCATCCCGGCCCACCCGCTCGACGTGCAGGACGCGCTCATCCACTACGCTCGCAAAGGCGCCATCATCAACTCGACATACATGGTGTGA
- a CDS encoding crotonase/enoyl-CoA hydratase family protein translates to MTSTVSYELADSVATITLDDGKVNVLGPAMQAAINEAFDRAEADQAKAVVLAGNSRVFSGGFDLSVFQSGDAAAALGMLSGGFELSLRTLTFPVPVIIAATGPAIAMGSFLLLSADHRVGQPKSRCQAIEVAIGMTIPISALEIMRMRLTPAAFQRGAALAATFAGDEAVATGWLDEIVEADQVLPRARQVAVEAAATLHTGAHLATKLKARQTALDAIQAGIDGLATEFALG, encoded by the coding sequence ATGACCAGCACCGTGTCCTACGAGCTCGCCGATTCCGTCGCCACCATCACCCTCGACGACGGCAAGGTGAACGTGCTCGGGCCCGCGATGCAGGCCGCGATCAACGAGGCGTTCGACCGGGCCGAGGCCGACCAGGCCAAGGCCGTGGTGCTGGCCGGGAATTCGCGGGTGTTCAGCGGAGGCTTCGACCTGTCGGTCTTCCAGTCCGGCGACGCCGCCGCGGCGCTGGGCATGCTGTCCGGCGGTTTCGAACTGTCGCTGCGCACCCTCACCTTCCCGGTGCCGGTGATCATCGCCGCCACCGGCCCCGCGATCGCGATGGGTTCGTTCCTGCTGCTGTCGGCCGATCACCGTGTCGGCCAGCCGAAGTCACGCTGCCAGGCCATCGAGGTCGCGATCGGGATGACCATCCCGATCTCGGCGCTGGAGATCATGCGCATGCGGTTGACCCCGGCGGCGTTCCAGCGCGGTGCCGCGCTGGCGGCGACGTTCGCCGGCGACGAGGCGGTCGCGACGGGCTGGCTCGACGAGATCGTCGAGGCCGACCAGGTTCTCCCCCGCGCCCGCCAGGTCGCCGTGGAGGCGGCCGCCACGCTGCACACCGGCGCACACCTGGCCACCAAGCTCAAGGCCCGCCAGACCGCGCTCGACGCCATCCAGGCCGGGATCGACGGCCTGGCAACGGAATTCGCCCTCGGGTAG